In Pajaroellobacter abortibovis, the following are encoded in one genomic region:
- a CDS encoding YlxR family protein, which produces MKRRCVGCLKDSSRDDLLRVVQSMGETNFSPISVDFKGGTCGRGAYLHLHARCLSMACRGGFSRAFRSPITVEREQFMLMLEEARDRRMESLLRAGYRAKRVVVGSDASERAIQKGAPLTILAWDAGKSVMKGAVENEIRQGRVLSWKDKASLGALFDREQISVMTVTKDSFAYPLHRTFMAVEVVREDRASRFKEKDVKSFGGSISVDE; this is translated from the coding sequence GTGAAGAGAAGATGCGTGGGCTGTCTTAAAGACAGTTCGCGCGACGATCTGTTACGTGTTGTGCAGAGTATGGGGGAAACAAATTTTTCTCCAATCTCAGTTGATTTTAAAGGGGGAACTTGTGGAAGGGGAGCCTATCTTCATCTACATGCTCGATGTCTTAGCATGGCTTGTCGAGGCGGATTTTCTCGGGCCTTTCGATCTCCCATTACAGTCGAGCGGGAACAATTTATGTTGATGCTAGAAGAAGCAAGAGATCGTCGTATGGAAAGTCTTTTGCGTGCTGGCTATCGAGCGAAAAGGGTTGTTGTAGGGTCAGATGCTTCGGAAAGAGCAATACAAAAGGGAGCCCCTCTAACAATTTTGGCTTGGGATGCAGGTAAAAGTGTGATGAAGGGAGCGGTTGAGAATGAGATTCGGCAAGGGCGTGTTCTTTCCTGGAAAGATAAGGCTAGTTTAGGAGCTCTGTTCGATCGCGAGCAGATCTCTGTGATGACTGTTACGAAAGACTCATTTGCTTATCCACTCCACCGTACCTTTATGGCTGTAGAAGTAGTACGAGAGGATAGAGCTAGTCGTTTCAAAGAGAAAGATGTGAAATCGTTCGGAGGTTCAATAAGTGTCGATGAATAA
- the infB gene encoding translation initiation factor IF-2 yields MNKVRIYEVAKQLNLEPKAVVALFQTIGFTEVRNHMSSVEAEAVERVKRHLEKQRTHHVVEERIRPTVVKRKAVSKEEKKETLSSPPPSLAVFAQAKQGSSKLSRPVSEVQPVATSQVTVAGFTESKSSLLGERLTSLPQEIRDHGEKEESSDFIPSAGLSYEREKEGQKQDAAEEIIPVEGVVQASSAQMDVIVREQGASCALPTTSQPVQQNQGQETDGVDQSSVLSPSPVEPSSKEEDKAVKKSASVVLPQSPSCSPTVQRTGVEYWSGRPGVSVNIPVGVRSESGDNFSSGLPRRVQYDPKATGSEGSGASRRGMVPQQQVRSGLTVRGRGTSMMRKFSSSVSMRKVGEVASSTKAMSEHKKVIRIEENITLQGMAAKMSVKATELLVKLLSMGMTGVHINTTLDADTAKLLASEFGWEVENMARSEEQNIAEARGEIDLEFRKDGQKEKQGELRAPVVAVMGHVDHGKTTLLDRIRKANVAGGEAGGITQHIGAYRVNTSHGVIVFLDTPGHEAFTQMRARGASITDIVVLVVAADDGVMPQTEEAVNHAKAAGVPVIVAVNKMDKSNADLERVKRELVELGLQPEEWGGDTIFVPVSAQTGEGIDHLLEMLSIQAEVLELKANAKKVASGTVIEALLDRGRGPVARVLIQDGTLRRGDFVLAGPGFGKVRAMTNEHGKQVNEAGPSTPVEILGLSEVPGAGDPLHAVKDPKKAQEIAEARKGKISRSLAPATAKVSLEELSKWMADSLQHELRVIVKGDVQGSIEAVADALSKLTTEKARLSIVHAGVGAITEGDVNLAIASRAIILGFNVRAAGKAVSLAEEGKVEIRFYTVIYNILSDIRLAMEGLLPPTYVERAVGKGEIRQVFKIKEGTIAGCYITQGCFKRGQKARLLRDDCVMWNGKIGMLKRFKEDVKEVQEGFECGVFLEGFSDIKERDVIDCYEIDEVKQKLW; encoded by the coding sequence ATGAATAAAGTGCGTATCTACGAAGTAGCAAAGCAACTGAATCTCGAGCCTAAGGCGGTTGTTGCGCTCTTTCAAACGATTGGATTTACGGAAGTCCGGAATCATATGAGTTCTGTAGAAGCAGAGGCTGTTGAGCGTGTAAAGCGTCACTTGGAGAAACAACGCACTCATCATGTGGTGGAAGAGCGGATTCGTCCGACAGTGGTTAAGCGCAAAGCAGTTTCAAAAGAAGAAAAGAAAGAAACGCTGTCATCTCCTCCCCCTTCTCTGGCGGTTTTTGCTCAAGCGAAGCAAGGGAGCTCTAAGCTCTCTCGCCCAGTCTCCGAAGTGCAGCCAGTCGCTACCTCTCAAGTTACTGTCGCGGGGTTTACTGAATCCAAATCATCCCTGTTGGGGGAGAGACTCACTTCTCTTCCCCAGGAAATTCGAGATCATGGAGAAAAAGAGGAGTCAAGCGATTTTATTCCTTCAGCTGGATTGTCGTATGAACGAGAGAAAGAGGGGCAGAAACAAGATGCCGCTGAAGAGATAATTCCCGTAGAGGGGGTGGTGCAAGCCAGCTCTGCACAGATGGATGTCATTGTGCGGGAACAAGGGGCTTCTTGTGCCCTACCAACAACTTCTCAGCCTGTTCAGCAAAATCAAGGACAAGAGACAGATGGTGTAGATCAATCATCTGTGCTTTCTCCTTCTCCGGTGGAACCGTCATCTAAAGAGGAGGATAAAGCTGTGAAAAAGAGCGCTTCGGTTGTTCTTCCTCAGTCTCCGTCTTGTTCCCCAACTGTGCAGAGAACAGGGGTTGAGTATTGGAGCGGTCGTCCGGGGGTGTCGGTCAATATCCCTGTAGGAGTTCGTTCGGAGTCGGGTGACAATTTTTCTTCGGGGCTCCCGCGCCGTGTTCAATACGATCCAAAAGCGACGGGATCAGAAGGAAGTGGTGCATCTAGAAGGGGGATGGTCCCACAACAGCAGGTGCGCAGTGGTTTGACTGTACGAGGTAGAGGAACCTCCATGATGCGGAAGTTCTCCTCTTCTGTATCGATGCGTAAAGTGGGGGAAGTTGCCTCTTCTACGAAGGCAATGAGTGAGCATAAAAAGGTGATTCGCATTGAGGAAAACATTACCTTGCAGGGGATGGCTGCCAAGATGTCAGTCAAGGCGACAGAGCTCTTGGTCAAACTGCTTTCGATGGGGATGACAGGGGTCCATATCAATACGACTCTCGATGCGGATACAGCGAAATTGCTCGCTTCTGAGTTCGGTTGGGAAGTGGAGAATATGGCTCGAAGTGAAGAACAAAATATCGCTGAAGCTCGGGGTGAGATCGATCTGGAGTTCAGAAAGGATGGGCAAAAGGAGAAGCAGGGCGAATTGCGCGCACCCGTTGTTGCTGTGATGGGGCATGTCGATCACGGAAAAACTACGCTTCTTGACCGGATTCGCAAGGCAAATGTGGCTGGTGGGGAAGCGGGAGGGATCACCCAACATATCGGTGCTTATCGCGTGAACACTTCCCATGGGGTGATTGTCTTTTTGGATACTCCTGGCCATGAAGCGTTTACGCAAATGCGTGCAAGAGGGGCTAGCATTACAGATATCGTGGTCCTCGTCGTGGCTGCGGATGATGGGGTCATGCCTCAGACAGAAGAGGCTGTCAATCATGCCAAGGCGGCGGGGGTTCCAGTGATTGTAGCGGTCAATAAAATGGATAAGTCGAATGCGGATCTAGAGCGCGTAAAACGTGAACTTGTCGAACTGGGACTTCAACCGGAAGAGTGGGGTGGAGATACAATTTTTGTCCCCGTTTCAGCGCAGACAGGTGAAGGGATAGATCATCTGTTGGAAATGTTAAGCATTCAGGCGGAAGTGCTAGAGTTGAAAGCGAATGCTAAAAAGGTAGCAAGCGGTACAGTCATTGAGGCTCTTTTGGATCGTGGTCGCGGTCCAGTAGCGCGCGTGCTCATTCAAGATGGAACTCTTCGTCGAGGTGATTTTGTTTTGGCAGGGCCTGGTTTTGGTAAAGTGCGGGCCATGACCAATGAGCACGGCAAGCAGGTGAATGAAGCAGGTCCTTCTACCCCTGTCGAAATCTTGGGATTGTCAGAAGTGCCTGGTGCGGGAGATCCTCTCCATGCGGTGAAGGATCCCAAGAAAGCGCAAGAAATTGCTGAAGCGCGCAAAGGGAAGATTAGTCGCAGTCTTGCCCCCGCGACAGCCAAAGTGTCTTTAGAAGAGCTATCTAAATGGATGGCTGACTCGCTTCAACACGAGCTTCGGGTAATTGTGAAGGGGGATGTTCAGGGATCGATCGAGGCGGTTGCAGATGCGTTGTCCAAGCTGACTACAGAGAAAGCGCGTCTTTCTATCGTACATGCAGGGGTAGGCGCTATCACAGAAGGGGATGTCAACCTAGCTATTGCATCCAGGGCGATTATTCTTGGATTTAATGTCCGTGCAGCTGGTAAAGCCGTGTCTCTCGCAGAAGAAGGGAAGGTAGAGATCCGTTTCTATACGGTTATCTACAATATCCTGAGTGATATTCGACTTGCTATGGAAGGCCTGCTGCCTCCTACCTATGTTGAAAGAGCGGTTGGAAAAGGAGAAATACGCCAAGTATTCAAAATAAAGGAGGGGACTATCGCGGGCTGTTATATCACGCAGGGTTGTTTTAAAAGAGGCCAAAAAGCGCGTCTCTTGCGTGATGACTGCGTGATGTGGAATGGCAAGATCGGTATGCTCAAGCGTTTTAAAGAAGATGTCAAAGAGGTACAAGAAGGATTTGAATGCGGTGTCTTCTTAGAAGGGTTCTCAGATATTAAAGAGAGGGATGTGATCGACTGTTACGAAATCGATGAGGTGAAACAAAAACTTTGGTAA
- the nusA gene encoding transcription termination factor NusA — translation MAIYQQSTGKRDLSLVQAIEMVAKDKGIEKSRLIKTVEEAILKAAQNVFGAARELEAHFNEVTGQFDLFQYMTVVEQVEDQDREISFEQAHRCGLEAERGEELGFQIFWHPADARKAAEQDEEFGDILRVKQSRLTFGRIAAQAAKQVLLQRVRDEERDLIYNEFKDRKGELIKGVISRIERCNHVVVDLGRTEGILPFREQVAREIYRPGERMIACVKEIDRDARGPQIILSRTDQKLVEKLFEAEVPEIYEGIVKIISCAREPGSRSKIAVMSRDVDVDPVGACVGMKGARVQAVVQELRGEKIDIVPYDKDPARFVCAAIQPAEVNKVIIDGADGRMELIVPDEKLSLAIGRKGQNVRLASQLTSWKLDIISDSKFKQMEEESVVALQQIEGVTESIARNMYHLGFRTVEEVSEASEQELSAMFMLESGEGELVKRIKASAGIVLERLRQERIQQVAAHGQLTNWQRFLFVRGSGEHAIQALEEAGYRTAEDILREEEYKLAIKTGMGLKKARAIRQAAESFLKSVV, via the coding sequence TATCAACAAAGTACGGGGAAACGGGATCTTAGCTTAGTCCAAGCCATTGAAATGGTTGCCAAAGATAAAGGGATTGAAAAGTCTCGTTTGATTAAAACGGTAGAAGAGGCAATTCTCAAAGCGGCCCAGAATGTGTTTGGAGCAGCCCGAGAGCTGGAGGCACACTTTAACGAGGTGACCGGTCAATTCGATCTATTCCAATATATGACTGTAGTTGAACAAGTGGAAGATCAGGATCGTGAAATTAGCTTTGAGCAGGCGCATCGATGTGGTCTGGAAGCGGAGCGTGGTGAAGAGCTCGGGTTTCAGATTTTTTGGCATCCTGCTGATGCTCGGAAAGCGGCTGAACAGGATGAAGAATTTGGCGATATTTTGCGGGTTAAACAATCGCGTCTCACCTTTGGGAGAATTGCCGCTCAAGCAGCGAAGCAAGTGCTTCTTCAAAGGGTGCGGGATGAAGAAAGAGATCTGATCTATAATGAATTTAAGGATCGCAAAGGGGAGTTGATCAAGGGGGTCATTTCTCGCATTGAGAGGTGCAATCATGTAGTTGTCGATCTGGGGAGGACGGAAGGAATTCTCCCTTTCCGTGAGCAAGTTGCTCGAGAGATCTATCGCCCGGGGGAGCGAATGATTGCGTGTGTTAAGGAAATTGACCGAGATGCGCGAGGGCCTCAGATTATTCTGAGTCGGACTGACCAGAAGCTTGTAGAGAAGCTGTTTGAAGCCGAGGTGCCTGAAATTTATGAAGGGATTGTCAAGATTATCTCGTGTGCGCGAGAGCCAGGTTCTCGCTCAAAGATCGCTGTGATGAGTCGGGATGTAGATGTTGATCCAGTTGGTGCGTGTGTGGGCATGAAGGGGGCTCGTGTGCAGGCGGTTGTACAGGAATTGCGTGGGGAAAAGATCGATATTGTCCCTTATGATAAAGACCCAGCGCGATTTGTGTGTGCTGCCATTCAACCTGCAGAGGTCAATAAAGTGATCATTGATGGAGCGGATGGCCGAATGGAATTGATCGTTCCAGATGAAAAGCTTTCTCTTGCAATTGGTCGCAAGGGGCAAAATGTCCGCCTTGCTTCGCAATTGACTTCATGGAAATTAGACATCATCAGTGATTCGAAATTCAAGCAGATGGAGGAGGAATCAGTCGTTGCGCTGCAGCAGATTGAAGGAGTTACGGAGTCTATTGCCCGCAATATGTATCATTTAGGGTTCCGTACTGTGGAAGAAGTCTCGGAAGCGAGCGAACAAGAGTTGTCTGCTATGTTTATGTTGGAGTCGGGCGAAGGAGAGCTTGTCAAGCGTATCAAGGCAAGTGCAGGAATCGTTTTAGAGCGTCTCCGTCAGGAGCGTATTCAACAAGTAGCTGCACATGGTCAGCTAACAAATTGGCAGCGTTTTCTTTTTGTTCGAGGTAGCGGCGAACACGCTATCCAAGCGCTTGAAGAGGCGGGCTATCGGACAGCGGAGGATATTCTGCGCGAGGAAGAATATAAATTGGCCATTAAAACGGGGATGGGACTCAAGAAGGCGAGAGCGATTCGGCAGGCAGCGGAGAGTTTTTTGAAGAGTGTGGTTTGA